The nucleotide window ACCGGCGATCTCGGATACGAGATCTACGTCAACGCGATGGAACAGCGCGCGCTGTGGGACGTGCTGTGGGACGCGGGCCAGCAATTCGGCATGAATCCGTTCGGGATGCGGGCGATGATGTCGCTCAGGCTCGACAAGTTCTTCGGGTCCTGGATGCGCGAATTCTCCCCCGATTACACGCCCGCCGAAACAGGGTTGGACCGCTTCATATCCTTCAAGAAGAACGCGGAGTTCATCGGGCGCGCGGCGGCGGCGGCCGAACGCGCCACGCCGCCGGATCGCGTGCTGTCGGCCTTCGAGGTCGATGCCGACGATGCCGATGTCGTGGCCTATGAGCCGATCTGGATCGACGGGGCGGTGCATGGCTTCTGCACATCGGGCGGTTATTCCCACCACGCGGGCAAGTCTATCGCGTTGGGGTTCGTCCCGCGCGCGCAAGCCACCGAAGGGTTGGAGGTGGAGATCGAAATCCTCGGCCATATGCGCCGCGCCCACCTCATCACCGCGCCGCTTTTCGATGCCGACGGCACACGGATGCGGGGATGAGCGACGCACTGATCGTGCTTCTGGCCGCCGGTGCCTCGATGCGGATGAAGGGCAAGGACAAGCTGTTGGAAGAGGTGGACGGCGAACCCCTTCTGCGCCTGATGGCCGACCGCTGCGCCAAGGCGGGGGCCACACGCGTCGTTCTGGGGCCGGGCCAAGGCGCGCGCCGCGCCGCTTTGGACAATGCGGATGTCGACATCGTGGAAGCGAAAGGGGACGACGGCATGGCCGCGTCGATCCGCGCGGGCGTGGCGGGGCTCACGGATCAGGCGGTGATGATCGTGCTGGCCGACATGCCCGAGATCACGGCGTCGGACCTGCACCTGCTTCTCGGCATGCACGGGCAGGGTCTGGCCCCGATCCTGCAAGCCGCAAGCAAGGACGGGCAGCCGGGCCAGCCCGTGGTGTTCGCCCCGAAATACCTCAAATCGCTTGGTAGGCTCCACGGCGACGAAGGGGCGCGATCCATCCTGAAAGCGCATTCCCGCGACGTGGCCCTGATCCCCCTGCAAGACCACCGTGCGCTGGTCGACCTCGACACGCCGGAAGACTGGGCGGCGTGGCGCGCGGGGCGCGGCGCCTGACCCCTAGCCCTTCGGCGTCTGCTGATGGGCAAGCAACTTCCACGCCGCACCGTCGCGAATGTAGGTGCTCATGCAAAACGCGACGTAAGGCTCCTCCCCTTCGCGCGATCCCGTCGCTTCATAGGCAAGGACGGCGACGTCATCGGTGCCGGTTTCCGTGCGATTCTCGAACGCGACCTCGTCCCAACGCGGCGCGTTGCGCAAACCCTCCAAGATCGCGTTGCCCTCCAGGATGCCCACGGGTGCCGGAAACACCATGCGCGCATCGGCCGCCATGGCCTCGCCGTAGAAATCCGGGCCATCCAGCCAGAACTTCTCCTCCATCGTCCAAAGCTCTTGCATATCCATCGTCGACCCCTCCTTGCCCCATCAATTCACAGGGCGCGGCACGGGTTCCCGATAGGGATTCGCGCACAAAAAACGGACGACCCCAGCCCCCTGGGATCGTCCGCGCCACTCGTTACTTGTAGCTACAGAATCCGGGGGGTCGCGTGTGGTGCGAGCAACACGCGACCCCAGGCACACTCAGAGTTGCAGAAGCTTCGCCTCGTGAGCCTTTAGCGAGCGGCGCGCGG belongs to Hasllibacter sp. MH4015 and includes:
- a CDS encoding NTP transferase domain-containing protein; its protein translation is MSDALIVLLAAGASMRMKGKDKLLEEVDGEPLLRLMADRCAKAGATRVVLGPGQGARRAALDNADVDIVEAKGDDGMAASIRAGVAGLTDQAVMIVLADMPEITASDLHLLLGMHGQGLAPILQAASKDGQPGQPVVFAPKYLKSLGRLHGDEGARSILKAHSRDVALIPLQDHRALVDLDTPEDWAAWRAGRGA
- a CDS encoding DUF4440 domain-containing protein; amino-acid sequence: MDMQELWTMEEKFWLDGPDFYGEAMAADARMVFPAPVGILEGNAILEGLRNAPRWDEVAFENRTETGTDDVAVLAYEATGSREGEEPYVAFCMSTYIRDGAAWKLLAHQQTPKG